One Citrus sinensis cultivar Valencia sweet orange chromosome 5, DVS_A1.0, whole genome shotgun sequence genomic window, ttttagaaaaattaatattttaactcaagagtgtgttccacaaaaattaatatatattttattttattttattttttggtgttaaactggtaatttatttttttctttttaataatgtctaaaaaaattattataatagggcaatgttataaaaataagttaaaaggaataaaaaataatggcaaaagtgtcaataatttaatggtagagatggtttgaggtatttttaaaaatataaagactaaacggacactaacttcaaaatataaatactaaaCGAACTTTTACCCTAAATCTAATGGCAATCATTTTCCAGTACATAATTTAGATGTCACTTTCAGTTTCGTGAAACATGCTCGTACAATTAAAAAACAGgtgtatttttttctcaaattcacACGCACTAAGAACTTAAAACCAAACTAATTAGGGCTTCACTTACTAAATTCACTTTCAATGAATTtgacttctttttttctaaaaagaaaaaaggaagaaagaaaattcaacctctcaattttaaaatatatccaTGTCCTTTCAACGATGGATAATGTCAAGAGATCAATGAGAACGAGTTTTCGACAAACGTCCAGGCTGGACTAGTGAACATTTCGTGAATCCATTCTAGATCGTCCAAACGACTGATTAATGAGAACAAGCTGAGATTGGATCCAATGGCCATCATTTTCAGGTACAAAATCTAaatgttatttataatttcgTGAAACATGCCAGCGCAATTAAACAACCTCAAATTTACGCCTACCATTAATTAGGGCTTCACTTTCAAtaaatgtgattttcttttcttgcgaaaagaaagaaaatgacagTGCAATTAAACAGACGTGAATTCTCAAATTCACACCTATCTAGTCTTGCGTCTTGTCTTGGTCCACCTTAATCCCATTATTTATAGGGTATCATTTAGGAAGGTGCTCCAAATGTTACTTTCAATGAACGAATGAATGAACGAATGCGACTTTCCTatctttaagaaaaaaaaaaaaaaatggaaagagaaaagaaactaaaattttgtaaaatattcaTCCCCCTACAAATACGGGTAAAGTCAAGAAATCAATGGGAACAATTTCCGAGAAATTAATGTGCGGCGCAGAATTGTGCAAGTTGCGTTACATCCACGAGTAtggacaaaataaattataactaatGGCTCACCCAACTCATAATTTGCACACAATTatgattcaaattttattacgaAAGTAAtaccaaataaatttactgttaatgataagataaaaaattatttcaaatctAATCGCAGTCATTTTCCAATACATAGtctaaattttacttttaatttcgTGAAACATGCTAGTACGATTAAATCAATGGGAACAATTTCCGAGAAATTAATGTCCAGGCCAGAATTGTGCAAATTGCGTTCCATTCCACGAGTGtggacaaattaaattagatcTAATGGCTACCTCAACTTATAATTTGCAcccaattttaattcaaattttattattagaaaaataataaagaaatttactATTTGGGATAGCAtaagaaattatttcaaacaGCAGTCCTCTTTCCTTTCTCCTTCTCGATTCTCTCTCAGAATAGAATCTCCGTAAACGCAATGGCTGTCCAAAGGATTTAATCTATgttaatctaattaaaaaaaagaaaccttCAATTAATAAACTGTGTTAATCAACCAGCTGGCaatcaaaattcataaatacataataagtaaataactactatatatatatatcgtctcatatattttctaactttAAAGCTCAAATTTCTTGCTGGTTATGAGTTTACTAGAATCTGAATATGAGGACTATGTGGAGCGGCTATTTATATATTGTTCTGTTACCCTATCATAAATATCGCCGCCATTTAgttgattttttcaaaattacaattttatcattaaatttaattgttcaataaataattcataaactagataaatatatctaatttataatttataatctaTCAACATATTTTAATCTACAGTATTTTACATTTgactgaaaaaattaaattaatttttttaaaaacatttacAAAAATGTGGGACATCTTTCTaatgtttaaattattatcttttggTCTacgatattttaaaaaatttcctaatgtattgtcattattatgaaaatgataataatatttctttcaaaGATAATCTGTGTTGATTGTTGATTATAATACTTAGTATGTACTGTAAATAGGTGTTGAACAGTCACTGCTTTCGCAAATGAACTTTCGGGTCATTCATACTTTTAGGGGAAATAATGCGGTTGCTAATGTTTTAGCAAACTTGGGTCTTCACTCTTCAGTATAATCATTTCACTTCGTGGAATGCCTCTCCTTCAGAGATCAACGCTTTTCTTTCTTGGGGATGCAAATGGTTTTCTAAACTTTCGCTTTTGCTAGTATATGCCATGATTGCATCTTAGGGTCCGGTtacggtgcaactgtggtaccgtgccacagttggaTCCAGCCGTTGGATTCACTTGGATGGGTGGGATTTATTGAGATCCAATGGctaggtgcaactgtggcacagTACTACAGTTGCACCACGGTTTTCCCCTGCATCTTATACCTTTATGATTTTGAGGACGGGTAATAGTCACAATGTCTCCCTAATTAGTTGTACTTcatttttatactttaataaagttcCCCTCATTCCGttgatgttatttttaaaaatcatatatatactATAAATTAGTGATagatcaaaaattaaaattagaagggaatttttattcatgttcCAAATAGATAGagattaatagaaaaaataaaatactgcATATATTACAAGGATAGGGTCATGTTTGATATTTGATTGGGGtacatttatcaaaaaaagaaaaattaaagttttaatgGGGTGCATTTATAAATAGggtgttattttataaaaagttgGAAGTGGGATTATCCCCcaccaaaagaaaataaataaaatcaaggaAAGGACAATCAGATACCTATTATTTGGGAAAATATCAAGAAGATCcgttaatttttagaatttgtcAGATAGactatttttaagaaatttatgCTTATTGACTATAGTAAGATTTTCTACTTTTATTCtacttttatttgttaaaaggttactaatgcttttttttctgttattattttaacattagagATTACGTAAGGTATTAAAAGTTATCAAAACCTAATTATACATGGTAAAAATAACGGATTATAGGAAGAAAGTATCATCCTCCTTTTTACAATTATTCAAGTTTATTCTCTTGTGGGAGAAAAAACcagattatatatttatacatttacacAGTTTACACATTTGTTTTAAGGGAAAATTGTCAGTTTTCGTTctactgaaattaatatatactacTTACTCCTACTACAAAATCCAATAATCCCCTGgcacaaaaattcaaaaaaaggGGATGAATGAGTCATTTGCTTGATATTCAATCTTGggattgtaaaatataaagaaaaaatatttaaaaataataaaaagtatttacactgaaatttatatttcttgtttttagtaatcaaattttttattttaatttaaatttacataatttatttaattataataaatatgaacaaAAGTATATATGAAACTAAggataacaatataaaattatggttCTAGGAGGGCTATTGGGTATTATGAAAATAGTATGGAGTAAatagtatatattaattttaatatgggAAATGGacaaattttccttattttaagGGATGTATTTAAAgcataaattttctttcttttctcttgaTGATGCCTGAAGGTCTAACCTAAACTACATagattatttttgtcaaattaatttctaaatattttaattaattttatgtttttgatGTTGAGAATCAAATAAAACGGCATTGAATGAAGTTTTCAAAGACATAATCCGAACTTGTCAAAGGGATAATCTGCACTTGTCAAAGACAAGATCTGCGCCGAACGGATTGACACATTTCCTTCCGTATTCACATATGTAATCTTTGAAGAAATGTAGCCTCTGAATCTATAAATAACTCTCAGTgtataatgttttattctaGAAATGAAAACACGTTtcttcatggtatcagagccatgaATACGCTCAAGTTTCTTCAAGTTTCGCTGCTCTGTTTGTAACAAAAACAGAGGAAACCAAATTCCTCCCACAATCATTTTTCCCACCATTTTCTTGCTTAAACCCATTCCTACCATTACAGATATCCATGCCGATTAAGAAACAAGCCACCTATATGTTAAAAAACTTGagtttacaaatttatcaaCAATCCCATCAATTTTCCAAGAGTGTGTTCCTCAAAAACCAAGAATACCATCAAATTTCTCAGTTTCCAGTGAGGAAACTGTAAAAATTTCGAATTTAAACACATCTACACGCGCTCACACCCGCCACCCGAAGCCACGGCCAGTCAACCACGCGCCTTTGTCATCATTCACATGCTCTCACTTGCTCCAGAGGTTGAAGAAGACGTCAACTGACATGTCGTTTTTATCACCCGAAGCCACGGCCAGTCAACCACGCGCCTTTGTCATCATTCACGCGCTCTCACTTGCTCCAGAGGTTGAAGAAGACGTCAACTGACATGTCGTTTTTATCTCCAGAGTGCAGCAGTATTAAAACGAcgtgtcatttttttttttacattacaACCAACATGCAGTTTGTAAATTAGAGATAAAACGACGTGACGTTTAGTCTCCAGAAGTGCAGAAGGCTTAAAACGACATGTCGTTCATATTCCATCAGAACCGACATATCGTTTCGTTAAGCAGAGGCCAAATGACTTGTCATTTTGTGATTTAAAgaggttattttttttcttctttcaatctagacggaaaaaaaaacaaaaaacaaaaaaagagaaaaaaacaaaaaaacaaaaaaaatggagaaaactTCAACTGAATCTTCTCCTGCTGTCATTCAATCTGTTCAATCTGATGGAGTATTTAATGCTGGAATTATCCTCACTGAGACAAACTACGATGTTTGGTCTCAAATAATGGAGATGCATCTTgcagaaagagaaaaactcTAATATATTCGTAGCAGCACAAAACCATCTGAGGAATCTTCAAAGGAATATGAGAAACGGTATAGTGAGaaccaaaaagtaaaaatatggTTACTCATATCCATGTGTCCGGAGATCATGAAACGATATTTACGAATTCCTATAGCCTACGAGATTTAGGATGCATTATCAAAAGCCTTCTATGATGGAAGCGATGAATTACAAGTTTTCACTCTAAACCAGAAGGTATTCTCTACCAAGCAAAATGGACAACCACTCTCTAAATTCTACGGAGAATTGATCGAAATATTTCGAGAACTTGATCACCGAGATAAAGTGGTCATGAAGGATCCAGAAGATGTTGTAATATACAGAAGATCTGTTGAAAGATTGAGAGTGCACATTTTTCTTGCTGGGCTAGATGAAGAATTTGACCAAGTTCGTGGAGAAATTCTATGAAAAGATATTATCCCAGACTTAGAAGAATGTTATTCTCTGATCCGAAGAGAAGATGTACGGTAAAGCAAACTAAACAAGAAGGTCGACTAGAAACATCTACTATGATAGCACGACAGCAGCCTCAAAGGAAGCTTGTTGACCAGTCATCACTCTATTGCACTCATTGTAGACAGAATGGTCATACAAAAGAACAATGTTTTGAAATCATTGGATATCCTGACTGGTGGGATACTCGAAAGAAGAACACCAATCATGGATAAAAAACTGGAGTAGCTGAATCCATATCCACTACAGATCTTAAAAAAGAATCTTCAGTGCAAATCACAACCTCTGTCAGTCCAGGTAAAACCCTTAAAACTCTTACACCTGTTATTAATAGTACATGGATAATTGATTCTGGGGCAACTGATCATATGACTTTTGATTCTCGACAAGTATCTCAATTGAAACCATCTTCACAAAAACATATTTCCACTGCAAATGGAACCACAACCTCAGTTATTGGGGAAGGATCTTTACGACTCACAAATGAATTAAACTTAGACTCTGTGTTAATTGTTCCATCTTTAGATTATAATCTTTTATCTACGTCTCAATTAACCACTTACTTATCAtgtgttgtaattttttggcATGATCATTGTGTGTTTAAGGATATCCAAATGAAGCAAACGATTGGTTATGGTATTAGACAAGGCAACTTGTACTACTTGGAGATGTCATGAACAAACACTGGAAAGCTAAGCCCCGCACTAGTCGTAGATAGTTCcataaaaaaagggaaatcagaaatttggttatggcatagacGTTTAGGACATGTGTCATTTggttacttaaaaaaattatttccaagtttgtttctgaaatttgatgtttgtaactttaaatgtgatgTTTGTGAACTTTCAAAAAGCCATCGAACTACTTTTCCATTgtccttaaataaaaatccagTTCCTTTCATGGTAGTACATTCTGATGTATGGGGGCCATCTAAAGTTTCTACAATTGAAGGTGCTCGTTGGTTTGTtacatttattgatgattgtagcAGAATGACATAGATTTTTCTGATGAAATCAAAAGACGAGGTAAACTCtttatttcaaagatttcatAAGATGGTGACGACTCAATGTCATACACAAATTTGAGTTCTACATACTGATAATGGAGACGAGTATATGAGCACAACAATTCAACAGTTTCTGAAATCACAAGGATCTGTCCATCAAACCACTTGTGTGGGGACACCCCAACAAAATGGCGTTGTGGAACGAAAAAATAGACATTTACTGGAAGTTGTTCGAGCATCACTAATCCAAGCCCACATGCCACTATCTTATTGGGGAGAAGCACTGACATCCGCAACATACTTGATCAATCGAACACCTTCAAGCTCCCTTGTATTCCAGACTCCTTTCCAAGTTCTGAATGATGCAATTATGTCACCAAATGTTCCAAATCTACCCCCACATGTGTTTGGTTGTGTTACCTCCGTTCATTTGCCACAACAAGACAAATTATCTCCTCGAGCACTACGTTGTGTGTTTGTAGGGTATGCCTTACGTCAAAAGGGATACCGATGCTATCATCCACCATCAAGAAAAGTATACATCATCGTGGATGTCGTTTTTCATGAAGATATCATGTACTACTTGTCAGAGTCTGAATTTTAGGGGGAGTATAATGAAGAGGAAATTCATACTCTTACTTATCTTCCACCTGAAGAAAGTTAATCTTCCATTGAGATAGTAAACCTTCAAGATATTGGAAAAGCAAATGGTGATGATTCTCAGGCTGAGATAAGTGAAGACACATTTGGGGAGCACAATAACTCAGACACAACTGCAATCGAGAATGAGTCACATGAAGAAATACCTAACCAATTGTCTGCAGAGGATGTTCCTACCACAAGTCCCATAAGAAGAATTCTTCCCCAGCATCAAAATAGAGGTATCCCTAAACCCACATATGATCCTGACTTCTCTAGTAGAGTCAAATACCCTATGAGTCATTTTGTATCTAACCATCACTTGTCAGAATCAAATCAGTCATTTGTGAATCAATTATCTACTGTATCTATTCCTAATAGTGTGCATGAAGCCTTAAAAGACCCAAAGTGTAAAGCGGCTATGAATGATGAAATGAGATCTCTtcagaaaaatcaaacatgggAACTAGTTGATCTTCCACCAGGAAAGAAACCAGTGGGTTGCAGATGGATCTACAATATAAAGTACAAAGCAGATGGCTCTATTGAACGATACAAAGCAAAACTCGTAGCTAAGGGTTACACCCAAACCTACGGGATTGATTATACTGATACGTTTGCACCGGTAGCAAAAATTAATACTATTCGTATCTTATTATCATTAGCAGTCAACTTGGATTGGCCAATGCAACAGTTCGATATAAAGAATGCTTTCCTCCATGGAGACATGTctgaagaaatttatatggaTCTGCCACCAGGATGAAGTGGACCAGAACGACTCAATCAGAAAGTAtgcaaattgaagaaatcattgTACGGGTTGAAGCAATCCCCAAGAGCATGGTTCGGGAAATTCACAAAGGTTATGGTTCGTTTTGGGTATAACCAAAGCAATTCAGATCATAccttattcattaaaaaatgacaagGTAAAATCACTGCCTTTATTGtctatgtggatgatatgGTAGTTACAGGCAACGACGAGGAAGAAAGAGAGGCTCTTCAGAAGTACTTGTTGAGAGAGTTTGAGATGAAGGATTTAGGTGCCTTAAGATACTTTCTTGGAATTGAGGTTTCTcgatttaagggaggaatctttCTCTCTCAAAGGAAATATGCCTTAGATCTATTGCAGAAACAGGAATGATAGCTTGTCAGCCTATTGACACCCCAATAGAAGAAGGACTGAAGTTTTGTATTACCTCAGACTAAGTTCCAGTAGACAAAGGAAGATATCAAAGGTTGATTGGAAGATTGATGTACTTGTCCCGCACAAGGCCAAATCTTGCTTATGCATTGAGTGTTGTAAGTCAGTTTATGCATAATCCCGGAGAACAACACATGAAAGCAGTAATGCGGATCCTAAGGTACTTGAAGACAAATCCAGGAAAAGGAATCctattttccaaaaatgaagattacaGCAACGTAGAAGTTTATACCGATGCAGATTGGGTCGGGTCAATTAGTGATAGACGCTTTACTTCAGGATACTTTACCTTTGTGGGAGGCAACCTTGTCACATGGAGAAGCAAGAAACAACATGCCGTTGCCCGTTCGAGCGCTGAAGCAGAATATCGAGGCATGGCCCTTGGGGTATGTGAAGGGCTATGGATAAGTTTTATCTTAAATGATTTAGGCTATCCATCACAACAACCAATACAACTATATTGTGACAACAAAGCTGCACCAGATATTGCTCATAACCCAGTTCAACATGATTGAACAAAACATGTCGAGGTAGATAGATTTTCATCAAGGAGAAATTAGATGAAAAAATCTTAGAACTGCTGAAAATTCAATTAGAAGATCAACTTGCAGATATTTTAACGAAGGCCATTTCAAGCAGGGCATTTACAAAATTCCTAGACAAGTTGGGTATGCAAGACATCTATGCACCAGCTTGAGGGGGAGTGTTGAGAATCAAATAAAACGGCATTGAATGAAGTTTTCAAAGACATAATTTGCACTTGTCAAAGGGATAATTTGCACTTGTCAAAGACAAGATCCGCGCCGAACAGATTGACACCTTTCCTTCCGTATTCACATATgtaatctttgaaaaaatgtaGCCTCTGCATCTATTAATAACTCTTAGTGTATAATGttttattcaagaaatgaaaaCACGGTTCTTCATTTGATGCGTTAGAAGGTGTTAGGGACATTATATGTAATGTGATTTAGCACATTACatattatgtgtttttttatatGGTATCAGAAGGTGTTAGGGACATTATCTCAGATCAGTTGAAATTAAGTCATGGTAAAGAATACAAGGCTGAGACTATCTTTAACTCCTAAACCAGCTTATGAGTATGAGTTAGCACATCGTATTAGAACtatcttttaagttttgaaaatttaagagTAGAAtgaacaaataatattagCAATAATAAcgaaaaaaatggaaaaaaagttTAATCCTTCAACTTAATTCAAAgcgaacaaaatgaaaaatcaatacAGAATTTGCACAAAACGGTACTTTATTCCTTCTAATAGCAAATAAATCCGTAATTCGAACAGCATTACAAAAAACAATTTAGTCAGACTGCACAATCAACATCATTCCGATATATATGAgctctttattttaaatcagCAAGAATTTGAACAATTATTATTGGAAATTGATTGATGCAGGTAAGCAGTAACCATACAACATGCAAAGCAAATGACAAAATGAACCTTAATTTGTTGAACATGTGCATGCATTTGGCAAACAATTTCATGTGGCAAACAATTGCATGTAACTTTTGATTCTTGGCATAAAGTTGTTGAGTAAGTGGGAGATATGAGTAAGTGAGAAGCATGCAATTTTTTACTTTGGCACTACAGTggaaaattgagagaaaatttatattattttaatgtccACCATTGTTGATTTTTGGACATTGCCTGCCCTATAAATAAAGGCTTCATTTGCCCTCTTTATTATCCCATTTTCTCCAATTCAAGTGAGAGTGCCAAGAGGTGTAAGTTGAGAGTGTTGAGAGCTTTGAACTCTAGTTCTAGTGtttttgagagtttgggtgtattgaaattttgggttgtgaaacaaaatatagtctaaattttactttcaatTTCGTGAAACATGCTAGCACAATTAAATCAATGGGATCTTTCAGAGAAATTAATGTCCGGGCCAGATTGCGTTACATCCACGAGTATggtcaaattaaattagaccTAATAGCTCACCAACTCATAATTTGCactcaattttaattcaaattttattgctaaaataataataaagaaatttactATTAAGGATAATATAAAAACGTTAATTAGAAAATCTAATGGCAATCATTTTCCAATATATAGTCTAATTTAACTTTCAATTTCGTGAAACATGCCAGTACAAGTAAATAACAGATGTAATTTTTTCCTCAATTTCACACTTAGGACTTAATATCATTAATTAGGGCCTCACAAACTAGATGTGTTATGTTACTTTCAACGAATgttactttcttttctttaacaaaagaaaaagaaaaaagaaaattcaagcttgaattttttaaaatatccatcATCCtttaaaatacaagaaaaacgTATAAATTAATACTGTTAGACTAAGATGTATTTGaagcaaaaattttctttcttttctcttgaCGATGCCTGAAGGTCTAACCTAAACTACATagattatttttgtcaaattaatttctaaatattttaattaattttatttttttgatgcATTAAACATGTGATTTAGATCACATTACatattatgtgtttttttatatGGTATCAGAAGCTGTTAGGGACATTATCTCAgatcaattgaaattaagccATGGTAAAGAATACAAGGCTGAGACAATCTTTAACTCCTAAACCAGCTTATGAGTATGAGTTAGCACATCGTATTAGAACtatcttttaagttttgaaaatttaagagTAGAAtgaacaaataatattagCAATAATAACgaaaaaaatgggaaaaaaagttTAATCCTTCAACTTAATTCAAAGCGAACAAAATGGAAAATCAATACGGAATTTGCACAAAACGGAacttcattccttctaataGCAAATACATCCGTAATTCGAACagcattacaaaaaaaaatttagtcagACCGCACAATCAACATCATTTCGATTTAtatgagctttttttttttaaatcagcaagaatttgaaaaattattactggAAATTGATTGATACAGGTTACTGCAACAAGCACATCAAATGACAAAAAGAACCTTAATTGATCTCAGAAACAACACCAAGCTCTATGACAAAAGAACCTTAATTGACCTCAGAAACAACAGCAAACTCTACGTGAACGATTAGAGTACCATCATTATTAAGGTATCCGCATCCTGGATCATAAAGATCCATTAGTGGCACAAACTCATTGGAGCCCCATTTTGAgtcttttgaattttcagtTGTAAACCAATGGCTCActgcaagaaaaaaattagattttctCAAGTTATACACCtaacaaattctttaaaaaaagtaaaaaaaaaaaggaaattctAAATGAAAAGTTCATAATGCATTGATCACACTGTTTTTCCGAGTGATTTATCCGGCGATGATCCAATACTCGCAGCTTGAATTTAGCATACACTTTCCTATTTGGTTGAGGGCTTTCCTCTTTATCAAGA contains:
- the LOC127902210 gene encoding secreted RxLR effector protein 161-like, which produces MYLSRTRPNLAYALSVVSQFMHNPGEQHMKAVMRILRYLKTNPGKGILFSKNEDYSNVEVYTDADWVGSISDRRFTSGYFTFVGGNLVTWRSKKQHAVARSSAEAEYRGMALGVCEGLWISFILNDLGYPSQQPIQLYCDNKAAPDIAHNPVQHD